A genomic stretch from bacterium includes:
- the gmd gene encoding GDP-mannose 4,6-dehydratase, producing MKKALITGVTGQDGSYLAEWLLSKGYEVYGIIRRSSSFNTGRIDHIYQDPHEPDYRFKLVYGDLNDASSLNRIIRTVKPDEIYNLGAQSHVRVSFDVPEYTGEVVGLGTVRLLEAIREAGISPRFYQASSSELFGKVAEIPQSETTPFYPRSPYACAKAYAFYITRNYRESYGIFACNGILFNHESPRRGETFVTRKITQAVARIKLGLQKKLYLGNLEAKRDWGYAPDYVQAMWLMLQQDKPDDYVIATGETHSVKEFLAAAFAYLDLDWQDYVAIDPRYLRPAEVDLLMGDPTKARQKLGWQPKVTFQELVKIMVDADMERAKKNG from the coding sequence ATGAAAAAGGCTCTAATTACCGGGGTTACCGGCCAGGACGGATCATATTTGGCGGAGTGGTTACTTTCAAAAGGCTATGAAGTCTACGGGATAATAAGAAGGTCGAGTTCGTTTAATACCGGCCGAATAGATCATATCTATCAGGATCCGCATGAGCCTGATTATCGGTTTAAGCTGGTCTATGGCGACCTTAATGACGCCAGTTCATTAAACAGGATCATCCGGACGGTTAAACCGGATGAGATATATAACCTGGGGGCTCAGAGTCATGTCCGGGTCAGTTTTGATGTGCCGGAGTATACGGGGGAAGTCGTAGGTTTAGGCACCGTTCGACTCCTGGAAGCCATTAGAGAAGCGGGGATAAGCCCCAGGTTTTACCAGGCCTCTTCCAGCGAACTCTTTGGCAAGGTGGCCGAGATTCCTCAGAGCGAGACCACTCCTTTCTATCCCCGCAGTCCTTATGCCTGCGCCAAGGCTTATGCCTTTTACATTACCCGAAACTATCGGGAAAGCTACGGCATATTTGCCTGCAACGGGATACTCTTTAATCACGAGTCCCCCAGACGGGGGGAGACCTTTGTGACCAGAAAGATTACTCAAGCCGTGGCCCGGATAAAGTTAGGCCTCCAGAAAAAACTTTATCTGGGTAATTTAGAGGCCAAACGTGACTGGGGGTATGCTCCAGACTACGTCCAGGCCATGTGGCTGATGCTCCAGCAGGATAAACCGGATGATTATGTCATCGCTACGGGTGAGACCCATTCGGTAAAGGAGTTCTTAGCAGCGGCCTTCGCTTACCTTGACCTGGACTGGCAGGATTATGTGGCCATTGATCCGAGATATTTAAGGCCGGCTGAAGTAGACCTTTTAATGGGTGATCCCACTAAGGCCAGGCAAAAACTTGGCTGGCAGCCAAAAGTAACCTTCCAGGAGTTGGTTAAGATAATGGTGGATGCGGACATGGAAAGGGCAAAGAAAAATGGATGA
- a CDS encoding selenium metabolism-associated LysR family transcriptional regulator, whose translation MELRELKTFCAVVEQGSFSKAAKVVHLAQPTVSLQIKNLEGQLGVRLLDRLDRKILPTPSGRILYHNAKGVLSKIEELKIELAESTGQRVTGGLTIGTGVTIGENIMPKLLGSFKHNYPAVEIALRILDTSQITKQMLSHKLDLGIVGAEVNHKDIILERFASDRLILIVPPSHPWISRRGGIPLPELTREPMLVREEGSGTRMNIRNELKKKGIQESDLNIVMELGSSGAVKQAVMLGQGVAIVNQQAVSSELEAGLLVSVPIKDFELVKEFYLVLHRKRTISLPLKAFLQFLKGYKSF comes from the coding sequence ATGGAATTAAGAGAGCTTAAAACATTTTGTGCCGTAGTGGAACAGGGGAGCTTTTCTAAGGCGGCTAAGGTGGTTCATCTGGCTCAGCCAACGGTAAGTTTGCAGATCAAGAACCTGGAAGGCCAACTGGGCGTCAGGCTGCTGGATAGACTGGATCGTAAAATCTTGCCCACCCCTTCAGGCCGGATCCTATACCATAATGCCAAAGGAGTCTTAAGTAAAATAGAGGAGCTTAAAATCGAGTTGGCAGAATCCACAGGACAAAGAGTGACAGGAGGGCTTACCATTGGCACGGGCGTGACCATTGGTGAAAATATAATGCCTAAATTACTTGGCTCCTTCAAGCATAATTATCCGGCGGTTGAAATTGCCTTAAGGATACTGGATACATCTCAAATAACAAAACAGATGCTCTCGCATAAATTAGATTTGGGGATAGTCGGAGCGGAAGTAAACCATAAGGATATAATCTTAGAACGATTTGCTTCAGATAGACTTATCCTTATTGTCCCTCCGTCCCATCCCTGGATATCAAGAAGAGGAGGTATTCCTTTACCTGAGTTAACCAGAGAGCCTATGCTCGTTCGCGAAGAGGGATCAGGGACAAGGATGAACATACGCAATGAGCTTAAGAAAAAAGGGATCCAGGAGTCTGACTTGAATATAGTTATGGAGCTGGGCAGTAGCGGGGCGGTTAAACAGGCCGTAATGCTTGGACAGGGCGTGGCTATTGTCAATCAGCAGGCAGTCTCCAGTGAGTTGGAAGCCGGGTTGCTGGTAAGCGTCCCCATTAAAGACTTTGAGCTAGTGAAAG
- a CDS encoding DUF433 domain-containing protein, with translation MNERIIIDPNIQHGKLIIKGTRVPVTRIIGGLAGGMSEEEIMREYEISREDIRAALSYAGELIEEEEFYPLLVLK, from the coding sequence ATGAATGAACGAATTATTATAGACCCTAACATTCAACATGGCAAACTCATTATTAAAGGAACAAGAGTCCCCGTTACACGCATTATAGGTGGGCTTGCAGGCGGTATGTCTGAAGAAGAAATTATGCGGGAATATGAGATAAGTAGGGAAGATATTAGGGCAGCTCTATCTTATGCGGGAGAGCTTATTGAGGAAGAGGAATTTTATCCTCTTTTGGTTTTAAAGTAG
- a CDS encoding DUF5615 family PIN-like protein — protein MRFLIDEDLPRSTGDLLRSYGHEAIDVGDIGLRGAKDSEIASYSQHEKLCLITGDFDFSDIRNYPPSQYAGLIVLSIPRNASAHFIINLLEGFLAQDKLVSQLFGKLAIVEPSRIRIRKD, from the coding sequence ATGCGATTTCTAATCGATGAAGACTTACCGCGCTCTACAGGTGATTTACTTCGAAGCTATGGACACGAAGCAATTGATGTTGGCGATATCGGTTTAAGAGGTGCCAAGGATTCAGAAATTGCCTCTTATTCTCAACATGAAAAATTATGCTTAATTACAGGGGATTTCGATTTTTCAGATATTCGTAATTATCCACCATCACAATACGCAGGATTAATCGTTTTAAGTATTCCAAGGAATGCGTCTGCTCATTTTATCATTAATTTGCTCGAGGGCTTTCTTGCACAAGATAAATTGGTTTCACAACTATTTGGTAAGTTAGCTATTGTTGAACCAAGTCGTATTAGAATTCGAAAGGATTAA